A genomic segment from bacterium encodes:
- a CDS encoding aspartate-semialdehyde dehydrogenase has product MKKEKYNVAVVGATGAVGNAMLEVLEERNFPIDQLRLLASERSLGTKLEFKGKEVPVEVLDANSFKDVDIALFSAGGTISERFAPIAAQAGAVVVDNTSAFRMHPEVPLVVPEVNPEAIAQHKKLGIIANPNCSTIQMVVALKPIHDQAKIRRIVVSTYQATSGAGKRAMDELAEQTKALFTGQEMQVKKFPHRIAFNCLPHIDVFLDNGYTKEEMKMVNETKKIMNDDSIQVTATCVRVPVFAGHSESVNVETEKKLSAREARALLEKSPGIVVKDDVAHNQYPLAIDCVDRNEVFVGRIRDDESVSNGLNMWIVADNIRKGAATNAVQIAEILIKDYL; this is encoded by the coding sequence ATGAAAAAGGAAAAATACAACGTCGCCGTCGTCGGCGCCACCGGAGCGGTGGGCAACGCCATGCTCGAAGTCCTCGAGGAGAGGAATTTCCCGATCGATCAGCTGCGCCTCCTGGCCAGCGAGCGGAGCCTCGGCACCAAGCTCGAGTTCAAGGGCAAGGAAGTCCCGGTCGAGGTCCTCGACGCCAACTCCTTCAAGGATGTCGACATCGCGCTCTTTTCGGCCGGTGGCACGATCAGCGAACGCTTCGCTCCGATCGCGGCCCAAGCCGGCGCGGTGGTGGTCGACAACACTTCGGCCTTCCGGATGCATCCCGAAGTGCCGCTGGTGGTCCCCGAGGTCAACCCCGAGGCCATCGCTCAGCACAAGAAGCTCGGTATCATCGCCAACCCCAATTGCTCGACCATCCAGATGGTGGTGGCCTTGAAGCCGATCCACGACCAAGCCAAAATCCGGCGGATCGTCGTCTCGACCTACCAGGCCACCAGCGGAGCCGGAAAGCGGGCGATGGACGAGCTGGCCGAGCAGACCAAGGCCCTGTTCACCGGTCAGGAGATGCAGGTAAAGAAGTTTCCCCACCGGATCGCCTTCAACTGCCTGCCCCACATCGACGTCTTCCTCGACAACGGCTACACCAAGGAAGAGATGAAGATGGTCAACGAGACCAAGAAGATCATGAACGACGACTCGATCCAGGTCACCGCGACCTGCGTCCGGGTCCCGGTCTTCGCCGGCCACAGCGAGAGCGTCAACGTCGAGACCGAGAAGAAGCTCAGCGCCCGCGAGGCCCGAGCCTTGCTCGAGAAGTCGCCGGGCATCGTGGTCAAGGACGACGTCGCCCACAATCAGTATCCGCTGGCCATCGACTGCGTCGACCGCAACGAGGTCTTCGTCGGCCGAATCCGCGACGACGAGTCGGTTTCCAACGGCCTCAACATGTGGATCGTCGCCGACAACATCCGCAAGGGCGCCGCGACCAACGCGGTGCAGATCGCGGAGATCCTGATCAAGGACTATCTGTAA